In the Thermodesulfovibrio yellowstonii DSM 11347 genome, one interval contains:
- a CDS encoding L-threonylcarbamoyladenylate synthase codes for MKIVKAEEIDIIEVLKILENDGIIIYPTETLYGIGVKYDSKKLLRKLFEIKKRPEEKSFPLIVNLQHLDLITEFIPSIAKKFIEKYWPGPLTLLLPAKKNLPKRITKDNKIAVRMPGESFALKLIQLSQFPITATSANISGYPAADCIETVMKYFKDSFIDLLIDGGKLPGIPSTIVDATVDPPQLIRKGAIEVDLSFY; via the coding sequence ATGAAAATCGTAAAAGCTGAAGAAATAGATATAATAGAAGTGTTAAAAATACTTGAAAATGATGGAATAATAATTTATCCTACTGAAACTCTTTATGGAATAGGTGTAAAATATGACAGCAAAAAACTTCTTAGAAAACTATTTGAAATAAAAAAACGTCCTGAAGAAAAAAGCTTTCCACTGATTGTAAATTTACAACATCTTGACTTAATTACTGAATTTATACCTTCTATAGCAAAAAAGTTTATAGAAAAATACTGGCCTGGACCTTTAACTTTACTTCTTCCTGCAAAAAAAAATCTGCCTAAAAGAATAACAAAAGACAATAAAATAGCAGTGAGAATGCCTGGAGAATCATTTGCTTTGAAGCTGATTCAACTATCTCAGTTTCCGATTACCGCAACTTCTGCAAATATATCAGGCTATCCTGCTGCAGATTGCATTGAAACTGTAATGAAATACTTCAAAGATTCATTTATTGATTTATTAATTGATGGAGGAAAGCTTCCTGGAATACCTTCAACAATAGTTGATGCTACTGTTGATCCTCCTCAATTAATAAGAAAAGGTGCTATAGAGGTTGATTTATCTTTTTACTGA
- a CDS encoding transglutaminaseTgpA domain-containing protein yields MLLQFITLSKVQNSIFALSILIAVIPFTAIFPYISYYVNFIFVLIIISSILLHIRKIFLPVWILNIISVVLIIMPFMISSPEDILLPSIESLTLILSVRFLSKKSSREYFQIYLLSLLLLGSSSLFNFSWIFLLRLLLMLIFTIFAILLLTYIKEIKEESINFERLLNLMKIAIFISIAAIPLSAFFFIILPRTPVPLMDVGFTKTKTGFSSTVNLGSIRDIEEDRTIVMRIKMNKLPEKELYWRVITFDTFNGKVWQKKVSGADKSNIYGEKINYTITLEPLTEQYLPTLDYPLNVSLKNVLYEYPGTYRIGFPLEKNIKYSATSFINYQLKEDNPSSIYITVPPDTSKKIEMLTKEITFQASDKKEIIDRILKFLSNYQYSLRDLPTGENSIEDFLFKKKKGNCEYFATAMALMLRIKGIPSRVVGGFKGGTYNSFGGYYIVRASDAHLWVEAWIDGKWLRFDPSGKISRDIEPVIFHLIDYLWNSIVLDYDIKAQLKLAKSIKIPAIKFDIKTFFIPLFLIILYVSFKIYCYVKEKRSPLNRFFSIMKKYGFERKKYQGLEEFISIINDSTLKQKAESFIKEYQEIYFKDKEIGKQELKKLHALLEELDENRKS; encoded by the coding sequence ATGCTCTTGCAATTTATAACCCTGAGTAAAGTTCAGAATAGTATCTTTGCCTTGAGTATTTTGATTGCAGTAATACCTTTTACTGCAATTTTCCCTTATATTTCTTATTATGTAAATTTTATATTTGTTTTAATAATTATCAGTTCTATATTGCTACATATCAGAAAAATTTTTTTACCAGTATGGATTCTAAATATTATTTCTGTTGTTCTGATTATTATGCCATTTATGATTTCCTCTCCAGAAGATATTCTTTTGCCATCAATAGAATCTTTAACATTAATTCTTTCTGTAAGATTTCTGAGTAAAAAAAGTTCAAGAGAATATTTTCAAATTTATCTCCTTTCATTGCTTTTGCTTGGGAGTTCTTCACTTTTTAATTTTTCGTGGATATTTCTTTTAAGACTTCTTTTAATGCTTATTTTTACGATTTTTGCAATATTATTGCTTACATACATCAAAGAAATAAAAGAGGAATCTATAAATTTTGAAAGACTCTTAAATCTTATGAAGATTGCAATTTTTATTTCAATTGCAGCAATCCCCTTAAGTGCGTTCTTTTTTATTATTTTACCGAGAACTCCTGTTCCCTTAATGGACGTAGGTTTTACTAAAACTAAAACTGGTTTTTCATCAACTGTAAATCTTGGTTCTATCAGGGATATAGAAGAAGACAGAACAATAGTAATGAGAATAAAAATGAATAAATTACCAGAAAAAGAACTTTACTGGAGAGTTATTACATTTGATACATTTAATGGCAAGGTATGGCAAAAAAAAGTTTCTGGAGCAGATAAATCAAATATTTATGGAGAAAAAATAAATTATACTATAACCCTTGAGCCTTTAACAGAACAGTATCTGCCAACTCTTGATTATCCCTTGAATGTTTCTTTAAAAAATGTTTTATATGAATATCCTGGAACTTACAGGATAGGTTTTCCATTAGAAAAAAACATAAAATATTCTGCCACTTCTTTTATAAACTACCAACTTAAGGAAGATAACCCTTCATCTATTTATATTACAGTTCCTCCTGATACTTCAAAAAAAATTGAAATGCTTACAAAAGAAATTACCTTTCAAGCATCAGATAAAAAAGAAATTATAGACAGAATATTAAAATTTTTAAGTAACTATCAGTATTCTCTTAGAGATCTGCCCACAGGTGAAAATTCAATTGAAGATTTTCTATTCAAAAAAAAGAAAGGAAACTGTGAATATTTTGCAACCGCTATGGCTTTGATGTTGAGAATTAAGGGTATACCGTCAAGAGTTGTTGGCGGATTTAAAGGAGGAACATATAATTCTTTTGGGGGCTATTACATTGTAAGGGCTTCTGATGCTCATTTATGGGTTGAAGCATGGATTGATGGAAAATGGCTTAGATTTGATCCGTCAGGTAAAATATCTCGTGATATAGAGCCTGTTATTTTTCACCTTATTGATTATCTATGGAATAGTATTGTGCTTGATTATGATATAAAAGCCCAGCTTAAATTAGCAAAATCTATAAAAATCCCAGCGATTAAATTTGATATAAAAACTTTTTTTATTCCATTATTTTTAATTATTTTGTATGTATCTTTTAAAATTTATTGTTATGTTAAAGAAAAGAGAAGCCCTTTAAACAGATTTTTTAGTATAATGAAAAAATACGGATTTGAAAGAAAAAAATATCAAGGATTGGAAGAGTTTATTTCAATAATAAATGATTCAACCTTAAAACAAAAAGCAGAAAGCTTTATTAAAGAATATCAAGAAATTTATTTTAAAGATAAAGAAATTGGAAAACAAGAGTTAAAAAAACTTCATGCATTACTTGAAGAATTAGATGAAAATCGTAAAAGCTGA
- a CDS encoding DUF58 domain-containing protein, which translates to MKSQDIFALKPAKLKIKAKNKYFFGLFLLRIKALQNEIVIPYLKGEGIFYINLIFPKRGKYILEEIIISSFFPFYFFKRSTTIPINFEIIVLPHPLKCDLSFLTLEGKTLKESSISRGKSYDGEVTGVRTYVQGDPLKYVHWKATAKTSSLKTKEFSPPQGSPIIISLNDFHGNIEEKISKTVYALIEFSKMGNPIGLKLGKDFYPPDTGQPHLRRMLYALAIYNPE; encoded by the coding sequence ATGAAATCACAAGATATTTTTGCATTAAAACCTGCGAAGTTAAAAATTAAAGCAAAAAATAAATATTTTTTTGGACTTTTTCTTTTAAGAATTAAAGCACTTCAGAATGAAATAGTCATACCCTACCTGAAAGGTGAAGGCATCTTTTATATAAATCTAATATTTCCTAAGAGAGGCAAATATATTCTTGAAGAAATAATAATTTCATCTTTCTTTCCTTTTTATTTTTTTAAAAGATCAACCACTATCCCAATAAATTTTGAAATAATAGTGCTTCCACATCCCTTAAAGTGTGATTTATCATTTTTAACATTAGAAGGTAAAACTCTTAAAGAATCAAGTATTTCAAGAGGAAAATCTTATGATGGTGAAGTTACAGGAGTAAGAACCTATGTCCAGGGGGACCCTTTAAAATATGTCCACTGGAAAGCAACAGCAAAAACATCTTCTCTCAAAACAAAAGAGTTTTCACCTCCACAGGGAAGTCCTATTATTATCAGCTTGAATGACTTCCACGGAAACATTGAAGAAAAGATTAGCAAAACAGTTTATGCACTGATTGAATTTTCAAAAATGGGAAATCCTATAGGATTAAAACTTGGTAAAGACTTTTATCCTCCAGATACAGGACAACCTCATCTAAGGAGAATGCTTTATGCTCTTGCAATTTATAACCCTGAGTAA
- a CDS encoding AAA family ATPase → MIEKIKNQKILQIINCLGEYLQGKETAIILSLISIFSKGHLLIEDFPGLGKTSLAISLSKALNLSFGRIQCTNDLLPTDITGLSIYNKNTGEFEFKAGPLLNNIVLVDEINRATPKTQSALLEAMAEEQVTVDGKTYKLPKPFFVIATQNPIEIYGTFPLPESQLDRFMMKISIGYPEKEAEKKILQEGSSREKLYKLTAVMDKEEIIRLQDEIKQVYLSDKIINWILDFINITRQDSRILLGLSTRGGLAITYTAKAYAKFRGRDYVIPEDVKEMIPFVVPHRIILKEEIVSKEEVISSILQTISTPP, encoded by the coding sequence ATGATTGAAAAGATAAAAAATCAAAAAATACTTCAGATTATCAACTGTCTTGGAGAGTATCTTCAGGGTAAAGAAACAGCAATAATTCTTTCTCTTATTTCCATATTTTCAAAGGGGCATCTCCTAATTGAAGACTTTCCAGGACTTGGTAAAACATCTCTTGCAATTTCTTTATCAAAAGCACTTAATTTAAGCTTTGGAAGAATCCAATGCACAAATGATTTGCTGCCAACCGATATTACAGGACTTTCAATATACAATAAAAATACAGGTGAATTTGAGTTCAAAGCAGGTCCTCTCTTAAACAATATAGTGCTTGTTGATGAAATAAACAGAGCAACTCCTAAGACACAGTCTGCTCTTCTGGAAGCAATGGCAGAAGAACAGGTTACAGTAGATGGAAAAACATATAAACTTCCAAAGCCTTTTTTTGTGATAGCAACCCAGAATCCGATTGAAATTTATGGAACATTTCCGTTACCAGAAAGTCAGCTTGATAGATTTATGATGAAAATAAGTATAGGATATCCTGAAAAAGAAGCTGAGAAAAAGATACTTCAAGAAGGAAGTTCAAGAGAAAAACTGTATAAACTCACCGCTGTAATGGATAAAGAGGAAATAATCAGGCTTCAAGATGAAATAAAACAGGTTTATTTATCGGATAAAATTATTAACTGGATACTTGATTTTATAAATATTACAAGGCAAGACAGCCGTATTTTATTGGGTCTTTCTACAAGAGGAGGACTTGCAATTACATACACTGCTAAAGCTTATGCAAAATTTCGTGGAAGAGATTACGTAATTCCAGAGGATGTTAAAGAAATGATTCCTTTTGTTGTTCCCCATCGCATAATACTTAAAGAAGAAATTGTATCAAAAGAAGAGGTGATATCATCAATCCTTCAAACTATTTCCACTCCTCCGTAA
- a CDS encoding manganese-dependent inorganic pyrophosphatase, with protein MSDIYVIGHKAPDTDTVCSAIVYAGIKGYKAATAGPINEETEFALKQFGVPAPEILENAAGKTLVLVDHNEEKQRVDGAEKILAIIDHHKMNFNYPDPIFIHVEPVGSTATILAKMFSNEVKANKAYAGLLLSAILSDTVIFKSPTTTEEDKKIAAELAQVAGISDITKFGVDLKKAKASIKGKPIADVVHVDFKDYDFKGLKVGIGQTEVVDIEEVYERKDEFVKYLNDLKSSKGYDMVIFMATDIVKEGTELFYSGDASKIEKAFNVKVSGPSVWLPGVLSRKKQVAPPVEKVYLEG; from the coding sequence ATGAGCGATATTTATGTAATCGGCCATAAGGCACCAGACACAGACACAGTCTGTTCAGCAATTGTTTATGCTGGCATTAAGGGGTACAAAGCAGCAACAGCAGGTCCAATTAATGAGGAAACAGAATTCGCACTTAAACAGTTCGGTGTTCCAGCCCCTGAAATTTTAGAGAACGCTGCAGGGAAAACACTTGTTCTTGTTGACCACAACGAAGAAAAACAAAGAGTTGACGGAGCAGAGAAAATACTCGCAATTATTGACCACCACAAAATGAACTTTAACTATCCTGACCCTATTTTCATTCATGTTGAACCAGTAGGAAGCACAGCAACAATTCTTGCAAAAATGTTCTCTAATGAAGTAAAAGCAAATAAAGCATATGCTGGTTTGCTTCTTTCTGCAATTCTTTCTGATACAGTAATATTTAAATCTCCTACCACAACAGAAGAAGACAAAAAAATTGCTGCAGAGCTTGCCCAAGTTGCTGGGATTTCTGATATAACAAAATTCGGCGTTGACCTCAAAAAAGCTAAAGCAAGCATCAAAGGAAAACCAATTGCCGATGTTGTTCATGTTGACTTCAAAGACTATGACTTCAAAGGACTAAAAGTTGGTATTGGACAGACAGAAGTTGTTGATATTGAAGAAGTCTATGAAAGAAAAGATGAATTTGTTAAATATCTCAATGATTTAAAGAGTAGCAAAGGCTATGACATGGTTATTTTTATGGCAACAGACATAGTAAAGGAAGGCACCGAACTTTTCTATTCAGGAGATGCTTCAAAAATTGAAAAAGCCTTTAATGTAAAAGTATCAGGTCCTTCTGTTTGGTTACCTGGAGTATTGTCCCGTAAGAAACAAGTAGCACCACCTGTTGAAAAGGTTTATTTAGAAGGTTAA
- the folK gene encoding 2-amino-4-hydroxy-6-hydroxymethyldihydropteridine diphosphokinase — MHKVYLLLGSNLGNRGKNIDNAINELKACGLMISKKSSLYNTSPWGYTEQPEFLNQALECLTSLEPLELLKEIKKIEKKIGRKKTVRYGPRIIDIDIIFYDDLIFKSDELTIPHPLMHERDFVLKPLCEIAPDFVHPELKISVRKLLEKL, encoded by the coding sequence ATGCATAAGGTTTATCTTTTGCTTGGTTCAAATTTAGGGAACAGGGGAAAAAATATTGATAATGCTATAAATGAACTGAAAGCCTGCGGGTTAATGATTTCAAAAAAGTCTTCTCTGTATAATACTTCGCCCTGGGGATATACTGAACAGCCTGAGTTTTTAAATCAGGCACTTGAATGCCTGACTTCTTTGGAGCCTCTTGAATTGTTAAAAGAGATAAAAAAAATAGAGAAGAAGATTGGGAGAAAGAAAACTGTGAGATATGGACCCAGAATTATAGATATTGACATAATATTCTATGATGACTTGATTTTCAAAAGTGATGAACTAACCATACCCCATCCACTGATGCATGAAAGAGATTTTGTATTAAAACCTCTTTGCGAAATTGCACCTGATTTTGTTCATCCAGAACTAAAAATATCAGTAAGAAAATTACTTGAAAAGCTTTAA
- a CDS encoding DUF4258 domain-containing protein, whose protein sequence is MPLEIEFSKHSLLKIDILKSHGIEITKEKIEEIIKTPDKIELGYKERLIAQKVIDEIHVLRVVYESSSEKIYVVTVYPGRRLRYEKD, encoded by the coding sequence ATGCCACTTGAAATTGAATTTAGCAAACATTCATTATTAAAAATAGATATACTGAAATCTCATGGGATTGAGATAACTAAAGAAAAAATTGAAGAAATTATCAAAACTCCTGATAAAATAGAATTAGGATATAAGGAAAGACTAATAGCTCAGAAGGTTATTGATGAAATCCATGTTCTCAGAGTTGTTTATGAATCCAGTTCAGAAAAGATTTATGTAGTAACAGTTTATCCGGGAAGGAGGTTAAGGTATGAGAAAGATTAG
- a CDS encoding DUF2283 domain-containing protein, with protein sequence MRKIRYSKDVDALLIELSDKPIDYAEEEGQIIIHFSKDGEPVLLEILDAKDFILNSLSSVVKEKVIAIP encoded by the coding sequence ATGAGAAAGATTAGGTACAGTAAAGATGTTGACGCTCTTTTGATAGAACTTTCTGATAAACCTATAGACTATGCAGAAGAAGAAGGACAAATAATTATTCATTTTTCAAAAGATGGAGAACCAGTTCTTTTGGAAATACTTGATGCAAAAGATTTTATTCTGAATTCTCTTTCAAGCGTTGTAAAAGAAAAAGTAATAGCTATTCCATAA
- a CDS encoding OsmC family protein — MLKAKVKWTGGLQFVGQSGTGHAIVMDGSPDYGGENSGMRPMELLLVGLGGCSGMDIASILAKKKQDVRGIEINVNGKQPDEYPKRFTEIEIEFIVKGKNLSEEAVKRAIQLSMEKYCSVKATLEHSAKIIHSYKIVEVD; from the coding sequence ATGCTTAAGGCAAAGGTAAAATGGACTGGTGGTTTACAGTTTGTGGGACAGTCTGGAACAGGTCATGCAATTGTTATGGATGGAAGTCCTGATTATGGTGGTGAAAACTCTGGAATGCGTCCAATGGAGCTTTTGCTTGTGGGTTTGGGTGGTTGCAGTGGTATGGATATTGCTTCAATTCTTGCAAAGAAAAAGCAGGATGTAAGAGGCATAGAGATAAATGTAAATGGCAAGCAGCCTGATGAATATCCAAAAAGATTTACAGAAATAGAAATAGAGTTTATTGTGAAGGGGAAAAATTTATCAGAAGAGGCAGTAAAAAGGGCTATTCAGCTTTCAATGGAAAAATACTGTTCTGTTAAGGCAACGCTTGAACATTCAGCAAAAATTATTCATTCATACAAGATAGTTGAGGTGGATTAA
- the hypD gene encoding hydrogenase formation protein HypD — protein sequence MKEFIGVIEKLSKKIQRQINLMEVCGTHTVSIFRHGIRSLIPSNIKLLSGPGCPVCVTPIEDVDRMLYISKQPDVILTTFGDMMRVPGSNGSLYKAKAEGADIRMVYSPLDALKIAENNKNKRIVFFAVGFETTSPLIAGTLFEADRKNIENFYIYSVHKLVPPALEVLVNTEELKLDGFILPGHVSTIIGSKVYEFIPLQYKKACVITGFDADDILHAIAMLLKQISDNEPKVEIQYKDAVKPDGNPKAIEFINRYFEPADSNWRGIGIIPKSGLKLKEKYAYRDAQKIFSISGIKVREPQGCKCGLVLRGVKLPTECPLFAKICTPENPVGACMVSSEGSCAAYYKYGRS from the coding sequence TTGAAAGAGTTTATAGGAGTCATTGAAAAACTTTCAAAAAAAATCCAAAGACAGATAAATTTAATGGAAGTATGTGGGACTCATACTGTCTCAATTTTTAGGCATGGCATTAGAAGCCTGATACCTTCAAATATAAAACTACTAAGTGGACCAGGATGTCCTGTATGCGTAACTCCGATTGAAGATGTTGATAGAATGCTCTATATATCAAAACAACCTGATGTTATTCTTACAACTTTTGGAGATATGATGAGAGTCCCTGGAAGTAATGGTTCTCTGTATAAAGCCAAAGCTGAAGGAGCTGATATAAGAATGGTTTATTCCCCTCTTGATGCTTTAAAAATAGCTGAAAACAATAAAAATAAAAGAATTGTTTTTTTTGCTGTAGGATTTGAAACTACTTCTCCACTTATTGCTGGTACTCTTTTTGAGGCAGACAGGAAAAACATTGAAAATTTCTATATTTATTCTGTGCATAAGTTAGTTCCTCCAGCATTAGAAGTCCTTGTAAATACAGAGGAGCTTAAACTTGATGGTTTTATTCTTCCAGGGCATGTAAGCACAATAATCGGTAGCAAAGTTTATGAGTTCATTCCTTTACAGTATAAAAAAGCATGCGTAATTACAGGATTTGATGCTGACGATATTCTTCATGCAATCGCAATGCTATTAAAACAAATCTCGGATAATGAACCAAAGGTTGAGATACAATACAAGGATGCGGTGAAACCAGATGGAAATCCTAAAGCAATTGAATTTATAAACAGATACTTTGAACCTGCTGACAGTAACTGGCGTGGCATTGGAATAATCCCAAAAAGCGGGCTTAAGCTAAAAGAAAAATATGCTTATAGAGATGCTCAAAAAATATTCAGTATTTCAGGGATTAAAGTAAGAGAACCACAGGGATGTAAATGTGGGCTTGTTTTAAGAGGTGTTAAACTACCAACCGAATGCCCCTTATTTGCGAAAATATGCACTCCGGAAAATCCTGTTGGCGCCTGTATGGTAAGTTCTGAAGGAAGCTGCGCAGCCTATTACAAATACGGACGCAGTTAA
- a CDS encoding Sfum_1244 family protein — MLNPEFFNTVKYNCDVSDANYWGYFSICTLLLRLRELFKIERELEPWENIKNEEIFPWIEKKEKRWKELENAKLIPIKINGNFYSPFDIDSINSITVKNGFVYGAGYALFMKPSFFIGSIHRFEKIDGYNVYFIDKEVVRDIFSSPGMSIGENIFIRLTDIKYRLWENLQSWVSKKGVIYEIILSEFGNPNEWKYPFEKFKNIVDKYSKIVLYHEIAEQKENTLQWNEIIKYCDTSKTEHILRGIKDFVADLSENGPVHRAFIEKDRKLLGLYILSQGVYQKKILKITMHQIEKALILNDWQKIEEIRVNEFNKWKNNLEKILNTFNIYGFKEVKNLTDKIFEEGGMN, encoded by the coding sequence ATGTTAAATCCTGAATTTTTTAATACTGTTAAATATAATTGTGATGTTTCAGATGCTAATTATTGGGGATACTTTTCAATCTGTACGTTACTTTTGCGTCTTAGAGAACTCTTTAAAATTGAAAGAGAGCTTGAACCATGGGAAAATATAAAAAATGAGGAAATATTCCCCTGGATTGAAAAAAAAGAAAAAAGATGGAAAGAGCTTGAGAATGCTAAATTAATCCCAATTAAAATTAATGGCAATTTTTACTCTCCCTTTGATATTGATAGTATAAATAGTATTACTGTAAAAAATGGTTTTGTTTATGGCGCAGGATATGCTTTATTTATGAAACCGAGCTTTTTTATTGGTTCAATACATAGATTTGAAAAGATTGATGGTTATAATGTCTATTTTATTGATAAGGAAGTTGTAAGAGATATCTTCTCATCACCCGGAATGAGTATTGGGGAAAATATTTTTATAAGATTAACTGATATAAAATACAGGTTATGGGAAAATTTACAGAGTTGGGTTAGTAAAAAAGGAGTGATATACGAAATTATTTTATCAGAATTTGGTAATCCCAATGAATGGAAATATCCCTTTGAAAAGTTTAAAAATATTGTTGATAAATATTCTAAAATCGTGCTTTATCATGAGATTGCAGAACAAAAAGAAAATACTCTTCAGTGGAATGAAATTATAAAATATTGTGACACCTCTAAAACCGAACATATTCTGAGAGGAATTAAAGATTTTGTTGCTGATTTATCTGAAAATGGACCTGTTCATAGAGCATTTATTGAAAAGGATAGAAAGCTTCTTGGATTATATATTCTGTCACAGGGAGTATATCAGAAAAAAATTTTGAAAATTACTATGCATCAAATTGAAAAAGCATTGATATTAAATGATTGGCAAAAGATAGAAGAAATAAGAGTCAATGAATTTAATAAATGGAAAAACAATCTTGAAAAGATATTAAATACTTTTAATATATACGGATTTAAAGAAGTTAAAAATTTAACAGATAAAATATTTGAAGAGGGAGGAATGAATTGA